From the genome of Methanobacterium formicicum:
AATACAGTTTTTAAGGTTAAAAAAGAGTTCAAAGTTAAAAAAATGGTTTTGAAGGAAAAATAATGAAATAAATTAAAACATCCAGTTAATTCAGTTTCAAAACCACGTTATCTCCCACTTCCACTCCAATATCCCGGGCTATTGGTCGGCACTTGGCATTCAGGAGGCAGAATACAGGTTTATCCCCCAGGTCCATTTCCCCCAGGCCTTCGTAGTTACCTAAACCCTTGGATATTACCAGGTCGGCATGTGAAAATTCCTGTTTAAATTCCGGGGAAAGATCCGCATACAACACTCCCACGGAATCGGTGCCGGTGGTGATGAGCCGGGCCACTTCATCTAAACCCACTTTACGTGCTTCAACCAGGCAGGCATCGTTTAGAATGGGACCATCCTTCAGGGCCATGGTGACCTCCACATCATATTCCTGTAATTTTTTAATGAGTAATTTATCGAATACTATTTCACCAACATTATCCGCCAGGTAAAGGACAGTTTTGGCCTTTTTTAGTTCAGCTTCCAGTTCTACAGAGTGATCCACCGAGAGATCTTTTTCTACGGTAGACATGACCAGGCCCTCAATGTCCGAGTTCAATCCCAGTGCTCCGAAATCAAGGACATTTCCAGCTATGGCTGCTTTAAGATAGTTTTTAAAGGAACCGTCTTTTTCCAGTATCTTTTCCACTTGTGGTAGGAACTGGAGGGCGATTTCATCGGATTTTTCACGCTGCTCATGGTAGGGGTCGGGGTTTCCAGTTTCCTGTTTAATGGTACGGTGGATCTTGGTACCTATCTGGTTGGAAACTGCCCCTTTCTTAAATTCCTGGCAGAGTATACGGTTGATCTTTTCGGTGACCTGCATTTTCAGGTCCTCATCATCTGTGGCCAGGTCCAGGGCTTCCCTGGACTGGCGAAGGAAACACGATGCGCATTCGTAATGAACTTTCATGATATCACTTAAATTAGTCGATTAGTCTTTATAATTGATTCATTTAATTAATTCAAACTTTTTAGTAGCATTCCTCAATAGATTTCAACTTAACTTTCAATCAACTTAACTTTCAACTTGTTTAGATTCTTATTTCCACTGTAGAAAATCTCCCCCGTATTATAGGGCAGATTCTTGAGTTCATCCCGGTTCCAAGGATTCTCATGTAGAATAAATCTCCTGTAGAATTAAATTCTCCACCCTACTGGGTGAAAGGGTAGGGTGAAAGGCACAGTATAAACACGGCCACAATAACCACCGCTATTATTTTACGGTTCCGGTCCATGGGGGCCACATTGTCCAGTGCACCAGGGTGTCCCTTGTTCATGAAATAAATTACAACCATGAGGGCGGCCATTAAATACCATCCCAGAACTACGGTGATCATTATTCCCACAATGGACACGAAGGAGTGGATTTTCTGACTGAAAAAGGACCGGGATATGTGTCCTCCATCCAGGAAAGCCACCGGCATCAGGTTTAACATGGTGACCAAAATTCCCACCCATCCGGCAAAGGCCACGGGATGCAGGAGGAGCACCTGCCCCTCATTGGCAGCGGGAGCCACCAAGTAAGTGAACAGCTGCATAATCAGTGGTGGCACAAAAACCATTGAAACCTCAGGATTGGTGGCTACTGTAGAAAGTTTCAGGCCAATCAGGAGCACCGGGATGGCCACAATGAAACCCGCCAGGGGACCACTGTATCCCAGGTCGAATAATGCTCGGCGGTTGGGTATGGGGGATTTGATATTTATAAGGGCCCCAAAAGTACCGATTATGGTTGGTGCGGGTATGAAGTAGGGTAGGGTGGCATCCACTCCGTGTTTTCGGGCAGCGAAAAAGTGGGCCAGTTCATGGGCTCCAATTATCCCCAGGAGGGCCACGGCAAAGGCCACTGCCTGCCACATGTCTCCCTCTCCCAGGTAGTACCCGGCAAAGAGGGTGGTGCCAATGGTGGCCAGGAGAAGAATCACATTGATGTGTATCTTAGATTTTCCTTTTTCCTGTTTCTTGGCTATGTTAATTTTATAATAAGTACCCTCTGGACTTATAAAGGGAACAAATCCCAGTTCATCCAGTTCTTTTACCAGTTCCTGGAAACTGTGGGGGTTATAATCTCCCACCAAAAAGTAAGACCCTTCCTTACCACCATCCCCATCGGAAAATCCGATTATTGGAAAATAGTGGGAAATTGATTGTTCAATTAGATGAAAGTCATCCACATATACACTTCCTGGGTTATCTCCATGGATTACACTGTAAATTATTGATGTTTGATTCTAAAACTTACTGTAAATTGATTATTAATTAGTAAATTATTCAGTTAAACTCAGTGAATACTAATTATCCCCCGTAAATTACCTTTATTACTTCAATTATGTCCCCATTTTCAACAGATTCTTCTTCGATTATTATGGACTGGTTTTTCTTAACCACCACAGTTTCTACTGGTATTTCCATCATTTGGAGAAGTTCTTTTACTGTTTTATTTCCTTCAACATCTATTTTCTTTTCATCTTCCCCGATGATAACCGTAACTTCCATGATCTTTATTCTCCAATTGTTTTTTTAACTTGTATTCTCTTTTTTTTAAATTGATTAACTTGGTTATATTAATTCTTTATTAATTTCTTAATTCTTTAACCTGATTTTTTCTCCCACATTTTACGGAAGCTGCAGGCTTTGCAGAGTTGGCCGGATGCGGGTTCTCCGCATTCAGTGCATTCTCCAGTGTGGTTTTTCCGGGAAAATTCCTTTTTAAGGACGGGTTTTATCTTATCAAAACCCCTCAGTGTGGAGTACATTATGGTGGGATGGTCCAGGCTGATTTCCTTGAGGAAGTCCCTCACCTTGGCGCGGAAGGAATCCCCGGCATAAGGGCAGCCGGCCAGGTGGACGGGTAGATCCCGGGCCACCACGTAGAGGGCGGTTTCCTTCTCTGGGATCTCCCGGAGGGGTTTGATCTTGACGGTGAATCCCTCGTAACTGGATTCTGATTTGATTCCAATGCGGGTGAGGTTCTGTATGTTTCCCTCCATGTAGTTCATGAGTATGGACTGGGCCTCGTCATCCAGGTTGTGTCCGGTGGCTATTTTGTTGGCTCCTTCTTCCCGGGCCACCTGGTTCAGGATCCAGCGGCGGAACACTCCACAATAGGTGCAAGCATTCCGGTCAGTTGAATCGACCATTATTTCATCTAAGGTACGGCCCACGTAGTCTTTAAAGGAGACCACCCGGTGTTTCACACCCCATAGTTCGGCATTTTTCCGGGCAATGTCCACTCCTTCCTCCCGGTAGCCACAGATACCTTCGTCAATGGTTACTGCCACCAGGTCGATTATTCTCCTTTCCCGGAGGTTGTTCAGGATGTCCAGAACCATTACACTATCCTTTCCCCCGGATAAGGCAACTAAAACCTTATCTCCCTTGTCTACCAGGTTTTGGCGGCGGATGTCCCTCAGGACTTTGTCCTGGGTCAGTCTGATGAAACATTCCTGGCAGAGTATCTGTCCGGATTGCTTTCTTTTGATGATGATCCGGGGGTTACCGCATTTATCACATACTTCCATTGATATTTTACTCCTTGGTTGGGTAGAACACCCATTACCTTAATCATTTCTTTATTTTAGGTTAGGTTTATTTTGAATTGTAAAAATTAAATAGGATCTCAGATTATTCATGATCTTTTTTTGATTATATTTAGAGACCTTTTTAGATTATACTAAATTTATGATCCAGTAAATAATTTCTCAGTACTCCATGAACTTTTCAAACAATGGGAAATCCTGGACATAGTTTTTGCCCAGTTTAAGGGCGTCTTCGGCTTTCTGTAGTTCCTGTCCCAGGTAGGCTGCGTGTTCCATCCGGGAGACCAGTTCTCGGTTTATTATTTCCTGGTACAACTCCCAGGCAGTCTGCCCGTAGAGGGCCACTGTGGGTTGCATCTTCTGGTAATGAACCACCATTATGCTCCCCTCCTGCAGGCTGATTTTAAAGCTACCCCTTGGGTCCTGTTTGAATTTATACTCTGCACTGACAGTTACCTCCGGTACATCCACTTCTTCCTGGATGGACTCTCCCCGGCGCTTGTCCTTGAAGACCAGGAGGTTTATCCCCAGGTCCTTGGGTATGGATCCCCTCATCTTGGAGAGGAACATCATCTTGGCAGAAATTGCCAGTTCTTTCACACTTCCCCTGGTTTTACCACTTTCTTCCGGGGTGAAGAGAATGCTGGATCCCAGTTCCATGGATATCCCAGATAAAAGGGCGTTAACCCCCACAGAATCCACATCCATTAACTCAGTCACGTTCCCTATGCCAAAGAAAACCGGACACTTTACAGGGACTGTTTCCTGGAATCTACGGCAGGCAATAATCGAATCAACCATGCTCTTACTGTTCACCGGGTCCAGTATAGGGTCGGCAATGACCTCGATACCTTTACATTTTTCTTTTAAATCCATCAACGAATTTACCCGTTGGTCTATGGTTTCCGGGACCCATCCCCTCCGGTAATCCGTGGGCAGGATGACTGCCGGGATCCTGGCCCGCTGGAGGGCGGGTAAAACCTCGGAGTAGTTCCCGTGGTCCAGGCTTAACACCATGTCCACCCCGGCATCCACGGCCACCAGGAGTTCCTCACTCTGCAGGGTGTCTATGCTCACCGGTACCTCCAAGTTTTCCTTTAGAAGCTGGACCATGCCCGGTATCCGGGAGGACATGTTTTCCCCGGCGATCATTCCAATGTCCACCATGTTGGCCCCGGATTTGACAAAGTATTCTGCCTTTTTTAAGAGTTCTTCCGGACTTAACAGGGGCGCGTTGGCAATTTCCGCCAGCACCCTCATGGGGAAGTCTTCACCCACCGGAAGGTCACCCACCAGGATGTTTTCCGGTTTTTGGAGGAGTTTTTCAGTGTTTTCCTGGTTACCCTCAAAATCCTCAATGTATTTCAGGGCTCGTTTCCTTTGTTCTTCCTCAATGAGTTTATCTGCAGATTTTTTAGGGGATAGGTCCAGTTTATCCACCATTTCCAGGACGATGTCCAGGTCAGCGGCATCAGTGGACCCCTTGTAAGCAGATATCCCCAATTCATCCTTAATGGGACTTACATCCTTGCGTATAAGTCCAGGGGTAATGATCATTTCCACTGATTCCAATTTTCCGTGAGGTAATGTGCGAAGCTCCCCTATGATCTTTTTAGGGGTTAAAAATGCAGCTATGGGTGTTTTAACCACGTGTACCTGCACGTTATGATCTGATTTTGAAGCTGCGTCTTTTACCAGTTTACTGGCCAGTTCGCCGGTGATTATCAGTATGTTCATTGCCTATTACCACCTTTCTTTTAAGGAAAGTAATCCCTTTAGAAGTAATTTCTATATGTTTCATAGAACTTAAAAATATATAAAGATGAAAAGGTAATGGGAAGATGATCAGCCTAAAATCAAGTGGGAAATCCCTTGGATTTACTTTCTTTCTGCACCCCATTTATTAAATAAAAAGAGATTTTTGAGCATGATCAATTAAGACATTATAATAACCATTATAATGCCATTAAAGACCATTTTATTCCATTAAGAGTTTTACATGGTGGGGGTACCCAACATGTATATATATTGTAAATTTATAATGATTAACTATGAGGAATGGA
Proteins encoded in this window:
- a CDS encoding site-2 protease family protein, which translates into the protein MDDFHLIEQSISHYFPIIGFSDGDGGKEGSYFLVGDYNPHSFQELVKELDELGFVPFISPEGTYYKINIAKKQEKGKSKIHINVILLLATIGTTLFAGYYLGEGDMWQAVAFAVALLGIIGAHELAHFFAARKHGVDATLPYFIPAPTIIGTFGALINIKSPIPNRRALFDLGYSGPLAGFIVAIPVLLIGLKLSTVATNPEVSMVFVPPLIMQLFTYLVAPAANEGQVLLLHPVAFAGWVGILVTMLNLMPVAFLDGGHISRSFFSQKIHSFVSIVGIMITVVLGWYLMAALMVVIYFMNKGHPGALDNVAPMDRNRKIIAVVIVAVFILCLSPYPFTQ
- a CDS encoding TIGR00269 family protein is translated as MEVCDKCGNPRIIIKRKQSGQILCQECFIRLTQDKVLRDIRRQNLVDKGDKVLVALSGGKDSVMVLDILNNLRERRIIDLVAVTIDEGICGYREEGVDIARKNAELWGVKHRVVSFKDYVGRTLDEIMVDSTDRNACTYCGVFRRWILNQVAREEGANKIATGHNLDDEAQSILMNYMEGNIQNLTRIGIKSESSYEGFTVKIKPLREIPEKETALYVVARDLPVHLAGCPYAGDSFRAKVRDFLKEISLDHPTIMYSTLRGFDKIKPVLKKEFSRKNHTGECTECGEPASGQLCKACSFRKMWEKKSG
- a CDS encoding damage-control phosphatase ARMT1 family protein; this encodes MKVHYECASCFLRQSREALDLATDDEDLKMQVTEKINRILCQEFKKGAVSNQIGTKIHRTIKQETGNPDPYHEQREKSDEIALQFLPQVEKILEKDGSFKNYLKAAIAGNVLDFGALGLNSDIEGLVMSTVEKDLSVDHSVELEAELKKAKTVLYLADNVGEIVFDKLLIKKLQEYDVEVTMALKDGPILNDACLVEARKVGLDEVARLITTGTDSVGVLYADLSPEFKQEFSHADLVISKGLGNYEGLGEMDLGDKPVFCLLNAKCRPIARDIGVEVGDNVVLKLN
- a CDS encoding dihydropteroate synthase-like protein; the protein is MNILIITGELASKLVKDAASKSDHNVQVHVVKTPIAAFLTPKKIIGELRTLPHGKLESVEMIITPGLIRKDVSPIKDELGISAYKGSTDAADLDIVLEMVDKLDLSPKKSADKLIEEEQRKRALKYIEDFEGNQENTEKLLQKPENILVGDLPVGEDFPMRVLAEIANAPLLSPEELLKKAEYFVKSGANMVDIGMIAGENMSSRIPGMVQLLKENLEVPVSIDTLQSEELLVAVDAGVDMVLSLDHGNYSEVLPALQRARIPAVILPTDYRRGWVPETIDQRVNSLMDLKEKCKGIEVIADPILDPVNSKSMVDSIIACRRFQETVPVKCPVFFGIGNVTELMDVDSVGVNALLSGISMELGSSILFTPEESGKTRGSVKELAISAKMMFLSKMRGSIPKDLGINLLVFKDKRRGESIQEEVDVPEVTVSAEYKFKQDPRGSFKISLQEGSIMVVHYQKMQPTVALYGQTAWELYQEIINRELVSRMEHAAYLGQELQKAEDALKLGKNYVQDFPLFEKFMEY
- a CDS encoding MoaD/ThiS family protein, with the protein product MEVTVIIGEDEKKIDVEGNKTVKELLQMMEIPVETVVVKKNQSIIIEEESVENGDIIEVIKVIYGG